CTGCTCGGCGACTGGTGGGGGCCGGACCGGCCGACCGACCTGACCAAGCTGGTGGCTCAGCTGAACACCGAGATGTGCGGGTCCGACGCGGAGCGTCCCCACGACGGCGCGCCCTCGCGCCCGCAGGCCCGGACCCCCTGAGCCCTCACGCCCCCCACCTGCCCGCAGGCGCCGACGCACGGGAGGGGCCGTGCCGGTACATCACATGCCCGTCGCCCCGTTCGGATCTGGAGAGGGTTTCTGTATTCCCACGTCTGATCCACCAGCCACGACGGGCGGATGTACCGGCACGGCCCCGACCCACCCACCCGCGGCAGGCGAACCGGCGGACTACCCCTCCCGGGGTTCCCGGGGTTCCCGGGACTCCCGCCACTCCCGCACGATCGACTCGACGTCGTACGGCTTCAGCCCCAGCGGAGGCCCCGGTGGTGGCTTGAACATGACCTCGCGGATCTTGGCGTTGATGTCCTCGACGATGCGGCGCACGACCCCCTCCGAGGGGGCCTTGGCGGCCGCCGCGAGTGCGTCCTCGGCCTCCCTGCGCAGGGCCAGGGTGGGCGGCAGGACCGACAGCCCCTCGCGGGCCATCTTCTGCTTGATCCACCAGAGTTCGTCGTACGACGTGTCGGTGAGGTGCGGCACCGGCCGCCCCGCGCCGGGGAGTTCCGCGAACTCGCCACGCGCCTCCGCCTCGCGGATTTGTCTCTCGACCCAGGACTCGAAGCTGACACCAGGTGGCTTGCGCTCCGTCATGAGTCCATTGTGCAGGAGGCCGCACGGCGAGGCGATCGGTCGAATTATCATGCGGCGGCGGCGCGCCAACCACGCCCCGCGCAAGGACAATTGGGGCAGGGCAAAGCGCCTGCACGCGACGAAGGAGCGCACGTGCTCGAACTCACCATGGCCTCGGTAGCCGGGGCGGACGCGGGCGCGACGGCCGGAATGCTGATGGCCGACGCGCCGAGCGACCCCGGGGCCGTACTGAGGGTGGGCCGGGACCGGGCTGTGTGCCGTCTCGCGACCCCCGACGACTGGCTGTTCGTGTCCCGCGTCCACCTGGAGTTCCTGTGCGGCCCGGACGGCTCCTGGCAGGTCACCTGGCTGCGCGGCTCCCACCCGGAGCCGTCCTCCGAGGTACGGCTGACGCTGGCGGGGCAGCAGCCCCAAGCCTTCCCGTACGGCGGCACGGCCAAGCTCCCCGCGGGCAGCTCCGGAGAACTCGTCATCCAGGACCGCACCGGCCCGCGCACCGTGAACGTGGGCTTCTATCACGAGGCCTGAGCCCGCAGGGCGAGCGGGCAGCGGGGTCAGACCTCCGTCAGTTCACCACCCGCGCCAGCGCGAACCCGTCGTACCCCTTGCCCCCCACCGTCTGGATCGCCGTACCGCTCAACTTCGGGTGCGAGGCGATCAGTTCGAGCGCGGCCCGGGTGCCCCGCACGCTCGGGTCGGTGCTGCCCGCCTCGGTGACCGTGCCGCCCCGTACGACGTTGTCGAGGACGATCACGCTGCCGGGCCGGGTGAGCCTGACGGCCCACTCGACGTAGTGCGCGTTGTTCACCTTGTCCGCGTCGATGAAGACGAGGTCGAACGGCTCCGGGTTCTCGTCGGCCAGCTTCGGCAGCGACTCCAGGGCCGGGCCCACCCGCACCTCGGCGATCCTGTCGAGCCCGGCGCGGGCGAGGTTGCGGCGGGCGACCTCCGCGTGCGTGGCGTCGTACTCGAAGCTGATCAGCCGGCCGTCGGCCGGGAGCGCGCGGCCCAGCCAGATCGTGCTGTAGCCGCCGAGCGTGCCGATCTCCAGGACGCGGCGCGCGCCCTGGATCTGGGCGAGGAGCTGGAGCAGCTTGCCCTGGGTCGGCGTGACGTTGATGGGCGGCAGCCCGGCCGCATCGCTGTCGCGCAGCGCGGCGGCCAGGATGTCGTCGTGGGGGGCGAGGAGGGGGGCCAGGTAGTCGTCGACGTCGTGCCAGATCTGCGACTCGCTCATGCGCCATGCCTTTCGTACGCCTAGTTAGATCCGCTAACTAGTCCCGCTGGTGAATCTAGTCGCGGGTGCGGATGCCTGTCAGGGCGTTGCCAGGTGTTCACGGCGGGCGTCAGCCGATCGGCGTCACCGACGCAAGCACGGGACCGGGCACGCGCCTCCGTCGTGCCGTCGGACAGCGTCTCGGACGGCACGACGGAGGGTGTGGTTCCAGATGGGCGCGGGGGATGGCTGGGGGGTGGGTGGTTTCGCCCCCTCCGCCCCTGCCCGTCCCGTGCCTGGGGGCTGCCGCCCCCAGACCCCCGCCTATCGCGCTTCGCGCTCGTCCTCAAACGCCGGACGGGCTTGATCACACGGCTCAATCGACGGCGGCGAACCCGGCAGTGCGCGGCCCGCGCACTCTGACATGAACCAGACCGCAACGCCGCCGATCACCGCCGCGGCCATCATGTAGTAGGCGGGCATCATCATGTTCCCGGTCGCCCCGATGAGCGCCGTGACCACCAGCGGGGTCGTGCCGCCGAAGAGCGACACGGAGACGTTGAAGCCGATGGAGAGCGAGCCGTAGCGCACGTTCGTCGGGAAGAGCGCGGGGAGCGCGGCGGGCATCGAGGCGGTGAAGCAGACAAGGAGCAGGCGTCGGGGACGGGGACGCGGTCCGCCCGAAGTCATCCGGGACAGGCCGAAAAACGACCATAGGGGCATTCGGCCGCATTACGGCCCGTACGCGACCCACCGCACAGTGCGCACAAATACGGCCTGTGCAGGTGCGACGAAGCGGCTGAGAGCAGCTCTTCGAGGCCCTGTCTGTGATCTATGTCGCGGAGTGAGGGGGGAACCGAACCGTCCGCGCACTATCGTCATCCGGACAAAAGACGGGAGGACGTCAGGTGAAGAGGGGGTTGCCTGCGTCTCTCCACGGGGGTGCTGCGAGCCTCGTAGGGCCCTGACAGGGGCTGGTGTGGGGGCCGCGTGGGACGCGCGGGACGAATGGGGCGGGAGGGCCGACGGGGCGTGGCAGACGTGGAGCACGGCGGACGAGCGGGTAATGCCTTCGGGGCGGGGGCTGCCGAGACGGCGATGGCACGGCTGGGAGCCGTCCGTATAGGGCTGTGGATGATCGCCGCCGTCCTGGCGGTACGGCAGGTCGCCGTCGTCCTCGGCACGCCCAAGGGGGAGCGGCTGACGGACCTGGAGACCTGGGTCGGCACGAACGGCGTGCTGCATGTGGAGGGGTCGCTGTACGACTCGACGGCGTTCACCGGCACCCCGTTCGCCGGGCTTGTCCTCAAGCCCCTGACCCGAGCGGCCGAACAGGCCCTCGGCTGGGGCTGGACCTTCGGCACCCTGTCGCTGGTGGTCGCGCTCGGCTTGGTCGCCGCGCGGGCCCTGCCGCAGCCCGTGAGCCGGCGTACGTCGCTGATCGCCGCGCCGGTCGCGATCAGCCTGCTGATGCTGTCGCTGCCCGTGCGCAACGCCTTCTGGCTCGGCCAGACCGGCGTCATCCCCGTGCTGCTCGTCGTGCTCGGCTGCTTCGCGGTCCGTGGCGAGCGGGCCGGCGGCGCCCTGATAGGCCTCGCGGCGGCGCTGCAGCCGACCGTGCTGCTCTTCGCGCCGCTGCTGTGGTTCACCGGGCGCCGCCGCGCCGCCGCGTCCACCGGGATCACCTTCGCCGGCCTCACCGCGCTCGCCTGGGCCGCGATGCCGCGGGACTCGACCACGTACTGGGTGCACCATCTGGCGGGTGTCGGCCTCGGCAAGGACGCGGACGACCTCGCCAACCAGTCGCTGCACGGCGCGCTGCTCCGGCTCGGTCTCACCGGGCCGCTGGAGATAGGCCTGTTCCTGGTCCTCGGCGTGGCCGTCGCGGTCGTGGGCCTGCGCCGCGCGGTGCGCTACGCGCGGGACGGGCAGCTGCTGCTCGCCGTGGCGATCACCGGCTGTGTCGCCGTCGCCGTCTCGCCCACCACCTGGCGGCACCAGCTGCTGTGGGTGCTGCTGGCGGTGGTCGGCCGGGTCGGCAAGAAGACCTCGGACCGCTATATGTGGCCCGTCGCCGTCATCCTCACCGTCTCGCTGCCCGCGAAGATGATGCTGCCGAACATGCCGGCGCTCTTCCCGCTGCGTGACAACGTGGTGCTGCTCGCCGCGCTGGCCGCCGCGACCGTCGTGCCGTTCCTGTCCCGCACCGCGGAGTACTACCGGGCGCCGGTCCCCACCGACTACGCGGAGCCGGTCCCCACCCGGTGGAAGCGGGTGCCGCTGCTGCCCTTCCTCGGCCGCGTCCTCACCCGCCCCAACCTGCTGCTCGAACTGCTCCTGATACGCGTCGGCTACGCCGCCTACCAGCAGGTCAGGCTCGCCGCGACGGGCGGCACCAATACGGGCGGCCGGGCCACCGCCGAGCACCACGGCGACCAGATCCTCGGCATCGAGCGGTTCCTGCACCTCGACATCGAGCACTGGGCCAACCACGCGGTGGTGAAGGCCGGCTTCCTGCGGAACTTCTTCGACTTCTACTACACGTCGTTCCACTTCGTCGTCCCGCTCACCGTCCTCGGTGTCCTGTACGCCCGCCGCCCCGCCGACTACCGCTGGGCGCGCTCGGCGCTCGGCTTCGCCACCGTGCTCGCCCTCATCGGCTTCTGGTTCTACCCGCTCGCGCCGCCGCGCCTGATGCCGGGCCTCGGCATCATCGACACCGTGAACGGCGTGCAGGACTTCTCCAAGCCGGACTACGGCACGCTGACCGCACTGACCAACCAGTACGCGGCGATGCCCTCGCTGCACTTCGGCTGGTCGCTGTGGTGCGGCCTGGTGATCGCGATCCTGGCGCCCAAGTGGTGGATGAAGGCACTCGGCCTGCTGCACCCCTTCTTCACGGTCACCGCGATCGTGGTGACCGGCAACCACTGGCTGCTGGACGCGGTGGGCGGCGCGGCCGTCGTCGGCGCCGGCTTCGGGCTGACCTGCCTCCTGCAGGGCCCGCGGCCCAGGACGCTGATGAAGCCCGTGGAGGTCCCCGCGAAGGAGCCGGTCCCGGCGACGGGCCGTACACCGAGCTGATCCGGCAGGCCGCGAAAGCCGTCGGCCTCGGGGGAGGCAGGGGCGGGGCGTGAGGGGATGCTCCTGCCTCCCCCGGACGGGCCGGCGGCGCCGGGAGGCCGCCGGCCCGAGCATGTCGTACCGGACTCACCCCGCGCTGACCCGGAGCTCCTTCACCCCGTTGATCCAGGCCGAGCGCAGCCGGCGCGGGTCGCCGACGAGCGTCAGGTCCGGCATGGCGTCGGCGATCGCGTTGAAGATGAGGTCGATCTCCAGGACCGCGAGGGACTTGCCGAGGCAGTAGTGCGGGCCTCCGCCGCCGAAGCCGAGGTGGGGGTTGGGGTCGCGGGTGATGTCGAGGACGTCGGGGTCGTCGAAGACCTCGGGGTCGTGGTTGGCGGAGGCGTAGAAGATGCCGACGCGGTCGCCCTTCTTGATCCGCTTGCCGCCGAGTTCGGTGTCCTGGGCGGCGGTGCGCTGGAAGGCGTTGACCGGCGTGGCCCAGCGGACGATCTCCTCGGCCGCGGTCGCCGGACGCTCCCGCTTGTAGAGGTCCCACTGGTCGGGGTGCGTGAGGAAGGCGTGCATGCCGTGGGTGATGGCGTTGCGGGTCGTCTCATTGCCCGCCACCGAGAGCATCAGTACGAAGAAGCCGAACTCGTCGGAGCTGAGGTTGCCCTCGTCCTCGGCGGCCACCAGCGTGCTGACGATGTCGTGCGCCGGGCACTGCTTGCGGTCGGCGGCCATGTTCATGGCGTACGCGATGAGCTCGGTGGCCGACTCGGCGCCGACCTCCTCGGTGATGGCGTACTCCGGGTCGTCGTACGCGATCATCTTGTTGGACCAGTCGAAGATCTTGGCGCGGTCGTCCTGCGGGACGCCGATCAGCTCGGCTATGGCCTGCAGGGGCAGTTCGCAGGCGA
This genomic interval from Streptomyces dengpaensis contains the following:
- a CDS encoding O-methyltransferase; the encoded protein is MSESQIWHDVDDYLAPLLAPHDDILAAALRDSDAAGLPPINVTPTQGKLLQLLAQIQGARRVLEIGTLGGYSTIWLGRALPADGRLISFEYDATHAEVARRNLARAGLDRIAEVRVGPALESLPKLADENPEPFDLVFIDADKVNNAHYVEWAVRLTRPGSVIVLDNVVRGGTVTEAGSTDPSVRGTRAALELIASHPKLSGTAIQTVGGKGYDGFALARVVN
- a CDS encoding FHA domain-containing protein, producing the protein MLELTMASVAGADAGATAGMLMADAPSDPGAVLRVGRDRAVCRLATPDDWLFVSRVHLEFLCGPDGSWQVTWLRGSHPEPSSEVRLTLAGQQPQAFPYGGTAKLPAGSSGELVIQDRTGPRTVNVGFYHEA
- a CDS encoding cytochrome P450 produces the protein MPCPALPDGFDFTDPDLLHDRVPLPEFAELRRVEPVRWIPQSANLAGFQDEGYWAVTRHADVKYVSTHPEIFSSYLNTAIIRFNEHIERDAIDVQRLILLNMDPPEHTRVRQIVQRGFTPRAIRALEDRLRARARAIVETARAHSGPFDFVTEVACELPLQAIAELIGVPQDDRAKIFDWSNKMIAYDDPEYAITEEVGAESATELIAYAMNMAADRKQCPAHDIVSTLVAAEDEGNLSSDEFGFFVLMLSVAGNETTRNAITHGMHAFLTHPDQWDLYKRERPATAAEEIVRWATPVNAFQRTAAQDTELGGKRIKKGDRVGIFYASANHDPEVFDDPDVLDITRDPNPHLGFGGGGPHYCLGKSLAVLEIDLIFNAIADAMPDLTLVGDPRRLRSAWINGVKELRVSAG
- a CDS encoding DUF1992 domain-containing protein; protein product: MTERKPPGVSFESWVERQIREAEARGEFAELPGAGRPVPHLTDTSYDELWWIKQKMAREGLSVLPPTLALRREAEDALAAAAKAPSEGVVRRIVEDINAKIREVMFKPPPGPPLGLKPYDVESIVREWRESREPREPREG
- a CDS encoding bifunctional glycosyltransferase 87/phosphatase PAP2 family protein, with translation MADVEHGGRAGNAFGAGAAETAMARLGAVRIGLWMIAAVLAVRQVAVVLGTPKGERLTDLETWVGTNGVLHVEGSLYDSTAFTGTPFAGLVLKPLTRAAEQALGWGWTFGTLSLVVALGLVAARALPQPVSRRTSLIAAPVAISLLMLSLPVRNAFWLGQTGVIPVLLVVLGCFAVRGERAGGALIGLAAALQPTVLLFAPLLWFTGRRRAAASTGITFAGLTALAWAAMPRDSTTYWVHHLAGVGLGKDADDLANQSLHGALLRLGLTGPLEIGLFLVLGVAVAVVGLRRAVRYARDGQLLLAVAITGCVAVAVSPTTWRHQLLWVLLAVVGRVGKKTSDRYMWPVAVILTVSLPAKMMLPNMPALFPLRDNVVLLAALAAATVVPFLSRTAEYYRAPVPTDYAEPVPTRWKRVPLLPFLGRVLTRPNLLLELLLIRVGYAAYQQVRLAATGGTNTGGRATAEHHGDQILGIERFLHLDIEHWANHAVVKAGFLRNFFDFYYTSFHFVVPLTVLGVLYARRPADYRWARSALGFATVLALIGFWFYPLAPPRLMPGLGIIDTVNGVQDFSKPDYGTLTALTNQYAAMPSLHFGWSLWCGLVIAILAPKWWMKALGLLHPFFTVTAIVVTGNHWLLDAVGGAAVVGAGFGLTCLLQGPRPRTLMKPVEVPAKEPVPATGRTPS